From a single Prionailurus bengalensis isolate Pbe53 chromosome A1, Fcat_Pben_1.1_paternal_pri, whole genome shotgun sequence genomic region:
- the LOC122484404 gene encoding small nuclear ribonucleoprotein G-like, translated as MRKSHPHKLKKFIDKKLSLKLNGGKHVQEILWEFNPFMNLVIDECVEMATSGQQNNTRMVTIRRNTIIMLETLALEWSINNSCVHQKKSTVSTCPLCIAPVLLQYKNQIMCIFILNFFVK; from the coding sequence ATGAGAAAAAGTCACCCGCACAAGTTGAAAAAATTTATAGACAAGAAATTATCGTTGAAATTAAATGGTGGCAAACATGTCCAGGAAATACTGTGGGAGTTCAATCCCTTTATGAATCTTGTGATAGATGAATGTGTGGAGATGGCAACTAGTGGGCAACAGAACAATACCAGAATGGTGACAATTCGAAGAAATACTATCATCATGTTAGAAACCTTGGCCTTGGAATGGAGTATAAACAATAGCTGTGTTCACCAGAAGAAATCAACTGTTTCCACGTGTCCCCTCTGCATAGCACCTGTTTTACTACAATATAAAAATCAGATCATGTGCATTTTCATACTGAACTTCTTTGTTAAATAA